In Paraburkholderia youngii, the genomic stretch CAGCGCGCCCTTATCGAGTTGCTCGATCGCGTGGGCGACGGCTTCGCGCACTTCGGCCGGCGCGGCTTTCGGCGACAGCTCGGCGCGGTTGTCCCAGGCGGTATCGATGATGCTCTGAAGTTGTTGCGACATATGCGTGATTTTCTGAAGGGTTGAAGTCTGGAGACGGGGATGCGGTGCGGCTCGGGTGCGGCTCAAGCCGCAGCGAGAGACCGGCAGAATTCGACGATCCGCTGCGCGCCTGCCGTGCATTCGTCGACATCGGCGACGAGCGCGAGGCGCACGAAATTGCGGCCGGGGTTCACGCCGTGCGCGGTGCGCGCGAGGAACGAGCCCGGCAGAACCGTCACATTATAGTCGGCGTAGAGGCGCTGGGCGAACTCGGTGTCCGTGAGGCCGGTGCGCTCGACATTGGCCCACAGGTAGAACGCGGCGTCGGGCAAGCGCACGTCGAGCACGTCGGCGAGCATCGGCGTGACGGTGGTGAACTTCTGCAGGTACTTCGCGCGGTTCTCGCGCACGTGCGTCTCGTCGCTCCACGCGACCACGCTCGCGCTCTGGTACACGGTGGAGAGCGCCGCGCCGTGGTACGTGCGATACAGCAGGAACGACTTCAGAATCGACGCGTCGCCGGCGACGAAGCCCGAGCGCATGCCCGGCACGTTCGAGCGCTTCGACAGGCTCGACAGCATCACGAGGCGCTCGAAGCCGCGGCCGAGCTGGTGCGCCGCTTCGAGACCGCCGAGCGGCGGCTTCGACTCGTCGAAATAGATTTCCGAGTAGCACTCGTCCGACGCGATCACGAAGCCGTAGCGGTCCGACAGCGCGAACAGTTCGCGCCAGTCGTCGAGCGTGAGCACGGCGCCGGTCGGGTTGCCCGGCGAGCAGACGTACAGCAGTTGCGTGCGCGCCCAGACGTCGGCGGGCACCGCCGAGTAGTCGCACGCGAAGTTGCGCGCCGGGTCGCTGTTGACGAAGTACGGCTGGGCGCCGCCGAGCAGCGCCGCGCCTTCGTAGATTTGGTAGAACGGGTTCGGACAGAGTACGATCGCAGGCTCTCCGTCGGCATCCCGGCGCGGGTTCAGCACCGTCTGCGCGAGCGCGAACAGCGCCTCGCGCGAACCGGACACCGGCAGCACCTCGGTCAGCGGATCGAGCGGCGGCAGGTTGTAGCGTTGCGTGACCCACTTCGCGATCGACTCACGCAGCGGCGCCGAGCCGAGCGTGGCCGGATAGGCAGCGAGGCCGCCGAGCGAAGCGATGACGGCGTCGCGGATCAGTGGCGGCGTCGGATGTTTCGGCTCGCCGATGCCGAAGCTGATATGCGCGAGGCCGGCCGGCGGCGTGACGTCCTTGAAAAGCAGGCGCAGCTTTTCGAACGGATAGGGCTGAAGGGAGTCGAGTAGCGGATTCACGGAACGAGTTGGCCTGATCGGAATGGACGCGGATGAAAGTCGGGACGACCGGGCACGCGCGCCGGCGGGCGTCGGTGCATCAAACATGAATCGGCGTCCCTGCGCGCGATGGACTGGCCGGCGGCGAGCCGGCCACCAGCGGCGGCGAACGGACGATTATAGCGTGGCGCGCCCGCGGGCCAAGCGGGAGGTTGCCGCGCGGCGCGGCAGCAATCCGCGAGGCGGCGCACCGGCGCGCCGCGGCGGGAACGGCGCGAATCCCCTACGGTTCGCGTAAAAGAATTTGCAGGAGCAGCAATGTACGCAGCAGAGCAGCAGACACCCGGCTGGACCCTCATCCGACCCGCCCACGGCGCCCGTCGGAGTCCGGCCCCATGACCAACTGGCTTCGCAACGGCTGGCCGACGCTCGCGATCATGCTGGGCGCGTCGGTCTGGGGGATGGTCTGGTACCCGCTGCGCATGCTCGCCGCGCTCGGCGTGAGCGGCACCGCAGCGAGCGCGCTGACGAGCGGCACCGGCTGCCTGTTCGTGCTGCTCGTGCGGCATCGCGCGCTGAAGACCGTGCGATGGCACTGGCTGCTGCCGGCGCTCGCGCTGGCCGCCGGCGTCACGAATCTCGGCTTCGTGTGGGGCGCGATCCACGGTCAGGTGATGCGCGTGCTGCTGCTGTTCTATCTGACGCCCGCGTGGACCGCGCTGTTCGCACATTTCATCCTGCATGAGAGGCTCACGTGGTCGGGCGCGGCGCTGGCCGCGCTGTCGCTCGCGGGCGCGATGACGATGCTGTGGTCGCCGCGGCTCGGCATTCCGGTGCCCGGCAATCCCGCCGAATGGGCCGGGCTCGCCGGCGGCATGGGCTTCGCGATGAGCAATGTGCTGATTCTGAAGACGAGCCGCGTGCTGCCGGACATGAAGCCCGAAATGCGCACCGCGGTGGTCTTCGGCGGCGCGGCGCTGTTCGGCGCGCTCGCGTCGCTCATCGAGCCGATGCCCGCGCCGCCCACCGGCGCGCATCTGGATACCGCGGCGCTGCTGGTGCTCGGTCTCGGTCTGCTGCTCGCGTCGAACAATATGCTGGTGCAGTACGGGCTCTCGCGCGTGCCGGCCAATCGCGCTTCGATCATCATGCTGTTCGAGCTGGTCGTGACGGCGCTGTCGGCGTGGCTGTTCGCCGGCGAAGTACCGGGGCCGCGCGAATGGGCCGGCGGCGCGTGCATCGTGCTCGCATCGGCGTTGTCGAGCTGGGTGCATCGGACGAGGACGGCGCCCCCCGATCCGGCCATCGGCGACACGGACGGGCCGAGCGGCGACGATGGACGCGGTGGCCCGTGCGGTGAGCAACGCGGTGACGAACACGGCCGTGACGGCGATAGCGACGACCACCGAAAGGGCGGTAAGAATCGTCCACGCGCGATGGTATGATTCCCCCTCATTAGCCGGCGCATGCGCACCTGTGCCTTCGATGTGCATGGGCGCACGCAGCCGGCAACAAATTGCGAAGGCTCGCGAGGTTGCGTGGGGCCGTCCCGCCGCGGCGGTGAACGACTGGCGCAACCTCGCGAGCCACCTATCACACTCTCTTTTCAAACAGCGAAATCGCCGTGCGGCTCACCTCGATCAAACTCGCTGGCTTCAAATCCTTCGTCGATCCCACGCATTTCCAGGTCCCAGGCCAGCTGGTTGGCGTGGTCGGTCCGAACGGGTGCGGCAAATCCAACATCATCGACGCCGTGCGCTGGGTGCTCGGCGAATCGCGCGCCTCTGAATTGCGCGGCGAGTCGATGCAGGACGTGATCTTCAACGGCTCGACCGCCCGCAAGCCCGGCAGCCGCGCGAGCGTCGAACTCGTGTTCGACAACGCGGACGGCCGCGCCGCCGGCCAGTGGGGCCAGTATGCGGAGATCGCCGTGAAGCGCGTGCTGACGCGCGACGGCACCTCGAGCTACTACATCAACAATCTGCCGGCGCGCCGCCGCGATATCCAGGACATCTTCCTCGGCACCGGCCTGGGTCCGCGTGCGTACGCGATCATCGGGCAGGGCATGATCGCGCGGCTGATCGAGGCGAAGCCCGAAGAGCTGCGCGTGTTCCTCGAAGAAGCTGCCGGCGTGTCGAAGTACAAGGAAC encodes the following:
- the dapC gene encoding succinyldiaminopimelate transaminase — its product is MNPLLDSLQPYPFEKLRLLFKDVTPPAGLAHISFGIGEPKHPTPPLIRDAVIASLGGLAAYPATLGSAPLRESIAKWVTQRYNLPPLDPLTEVLPVSGSREALFALAQTVLNPRRDADGEPAIVLCPNPFYQIYEGAALLGGAQPYFVNSDPARNFACDYSAVPADVWARTQLLYVCSPGNPTGAVLTLDDWRELFALSDRYGFVIASDECYSEIYFDESKPPLGGLEAAHQLGRGFERLVMLSSLSKRSNVPGMRSGFVAGDASILKSFLLYRTYHGAALSTVYQSASVVAWSDETHVRENRAKYLQKFTTVTPMLADVLDVRLPDAAFYLWANVERTGLTDTEFAQRLYADYNVTVLPGSFLARTAHGVNPGRNFVRLALVADVDECTAGAQRIVEFCRSLAAA
- a CDS encoding DMT family transporter, whose product is MTNWLRNGWPTLAIMLGASVWGMVWYPLRMLAALGVSGTAASALTSGTGCLFVLLVRHRALKTVRWHWLLPALALAAGVTNLGFVWGAIHGQVMRVLLLFYLTPAWTALFAHFILHERLTWSGAALAALSLAGAMTMLWSPRLGIPVPGNPAEWAGLAGGMGFAMSNVLILKTSRVLPDMKPEMRTAVVFGGAALFGALASLIEPMPAPPTGAHLDTAALLVLGLGLLLASNNMLVQYGLSRVPANRASIIMLFELVVTALSAWLFAGEVPGPREWAGGACIVLASALSSWVHRTRTAPPDPAIGDTDGPSGDDGRGGPCGEQRGDEHGRDGDSDDHRKGGKNRPRAMV